Proteins encoded within one genomic window of Methanolacinia paynteri:
- a CDS encoding ABC transporter permease, with protein sequence MGSKTAVIARHEFSKTVRRKGFLFGTFGLPILLMLIFGIAFSQMPGLIGDTEQQDTGFVDYAGILTAGDGYISYPDESSAEAAVGKGEITDFFVLRADYPDTGVVTVYTTKSPVAGIDYGDIGVFIRSSIVNNAGLPYSTSERIIDPVEKTETVELDDEGNLAENEPPGAFIIPMVLAFMLVFSIITSSGYLMQGIGEEKENRSGEMLLSSVSADQLLRGKIFGYGAVGILQMGVWIAMVASVLLLSPFSGLISGIGISWIIVPVVVYFVLGYFLYSISIACTAAISTTTAEAQQSSMIFTMFAIIPVAFSEFIVSAPDSPVLTVLTYFPYTAPFITIFRLSTGDVSYPEIAASLAILLISIYVAAKLSARIFRMGMLLTGKRAGLADVIKFLKG encoded by the coding sequence ATGGGCAGTAAAACGGCAGTAATAGCACGCCATGAATTTTCAAAGACCGTACGGAGAAAGGGCTTTTTATTCGGAACATTCGGGCTTCCTATTCTTTTAATGCTGATATTCGGGATCGCATTCTCCCAGATGCCCGGGCTTATAGGGGACACGGAACAGCAGGATACGGGTTTTGTCGATTATGCCGGAATTCTCACGGCGGGTGACGGCTATATATCATACCCTGACGAGTCTTCCGCCGAAGCGGCAGTAGGAAAAGGGGAGATCACGGACTTTTTTGTTCTCCGGGCGGACTACCCGGATACCGGGGTGGTGACCGTTTATACAACAAAGAGCCCTGTTGCAGGCATTGACTACGGCGATATAGGGGTGTTTATCCGCAGCAGCATCGTGAATAATGCCGGTCTTCCGTATTCCACATCCGAGAGGATAATCGATCCTGTGGAAAAGACAGAGACTGTAGAACTCGACGACGAAGGCAATTTGGCGGAGAATGAACCTCCCGGAGCATTTATAATTCCGATGGTTCTTGCCTTTATGCTCGTATTTTCAATTATAACCTCATCCGGCTATCTTATGCAGGGTATCGGGGAGGAGAAGGAGAACAGGAGCGGGGAGATGCTCCTTTCCTCGGTATCCGCAGATCAGCTGCTCAGGGGAAAGATATTCGGGTACGGTGCGGTCGGTATCCTGCAGATGGGCGTATGGATTGCGATGGTGGCCTCCGTTCTTCTTCTCTCCCCCTTCTCGGGACTGATCTCAGGGATCGGCATTTCATGGATAATCGTCCCGGTGGTTGTTTATTTCGTACTCGGCTATTTCCTCTATTCCATATCCATTGCATGCACTGCGGCGATCTCGACAACCACGGCCGAAGCCCAGCAGTCCTCGATGATATTTACGATGTTTGCCATTATCCCCGTGGCGTTCTCCGAGTTCATAGTGAGCGCTCCCGATTCGCCCGTCCTTACTGTACTTACATACTTCCCCTATACGGCACCCTTCATCACGATTTTCAGGCTTTCGACAGGGGACGTATCTTATCCTGAGATCGCCGCAAGCCTTGCAATACTTTTGATCTCCATATATGTCGCGGCAAAGCTCTCAGCCAGGATATTCAGGATGGGAATGCTGCTTACCGGCAAAAGGGCCGGGCTTGCCGATGTAATCAAATTTTTGAAGGGCTGA
- a CDS encoding ABC transporter ATP-binding protein — MDDVKSVGKTGGEIPVLELSGLFKSFDKKPVLVDIGFEVRKGEIFALLGPNGAGKTTMIRIILDIFRPDSGRVSVLGAPFSEETKNRIGYLPEEGGIDKKLKLWECIRFFASLKGMADPDPAAETWLSRMNLSDYRNKKVGELSKGMSRRLQFIIAVIHTPEILILDEPFYGLDPVNKKLIKDTLLELNREGMTIIMSTHQMDEVERMCDRLLMLNRGKIVLYGGINEIRESFGYSVSLGYEGVLPELDSGRVVSVNDYKSHAELVIKSGADTQDILKELVDSVRIKKFEVGARSLNDIFIEVAEDGQ; from the coding sequence ATGGATGATGTAAAGAGTGTGGGGAAGACGGGCGGCGAAATTCCTGTCCTTGAACTGTCGGGGCTTTTCAAATCATTCGATAAAAAGCCTGTACTCGTTGATATCGGTTTTGAAGTGAGGAAAGGTGAGATTTTCGCGCTTTTAGGCCCCAACGGTGCCGGAAAAACAACGATGATTAGGATCATCCTGGATATCTTCAGGCCGGATTCAGGAAGGGTCTCTGTTCTGGGCGCTCCGTTTTCCGAGGAGACCAAGAACAGGATCGGCTATCTTCCAGAAGAGGGAGGAATTGACAAAAAACTAAAATTATGGGAGTGCATCCGGTTCTTTGCCTCCCTGAAGGGAATGGCCGATCCTGATCCTGCAGCTGAAACATGGCTTTCCAGGATGAACCTGTCGGATTACAGGAACAAGAAGGTCGGTGAACTCAGCAAAGGAATGTCGAGGAGGCTGCAGTTTATAATCGCGGTCATACACACCCCGGAGATCCTTATTCTTGACGAACCGTTCTACGGCCTTGATCCGGTGAACAAGAAACTGATAAAGGACACCCTGCTCGAACTGAACAGGGAGGGGATGACCATTATCATGAGCACGCACCAGATGGACGAGGTAGAGAGGATGTGCGATCGCCTCCTCATGCTGAACAGGGGTAAAATCGTTCTTTACGGAGGAATAAACGAGATCAGGGAAAGCTTCGGTTACTCCGTCAGCCTCGGCTACGAGGGGGTGCTGCCTGAACTCGACAGCGGGAGGGTTGTCTCCGTAAACGATTATAAGAGCCATGCGGAGCTCGTGATAAAATCAGGCGCCGATACCCAGGATATCCTGAAAGAACTTGTCGACAGCGTCAGGATAAAGAAGTTTGAAGTCGGAGCAAGGTCGCTCAACGACATATTTATCGAGGTTGCTGAAGATGGGCAGTAA